One part of the Esox lucius isolate fEsoLuc1 chromosome 10, fEsoLuc1.pri, whole genome shotgun sequence genome encodes these proteins:
- the evx1 gene encoding homeobox even-skipped homolog protein 1, with protein sequence MDNRKKIVMLVEGGQLGTSVGKTGSNFSDAVGSPAREPQGKTVLRNCLSPGSASYSRDRTEEEVEGAPGSLRLDIRPVMSSSTEKHGKDHTNKEASSSDTESDFYEEIDVSCTPESMDYSNGKGRNGDSPNHPSDSGMDPGKMGSGQGSLSYGADQMRRYRTAFTREQIGRLEKEFYRENYVSRPRRCELAASLNLPETTIKVWFQNRRMKDKRQRLAMTWPHPADPAFYTYMMSHAAATGNLGYPFPSHLPLPYYSHLGVGASSAAATPFSNPLRPLDSFRVLSHPYQRPELLCAFRHPSLYPSPAHGLGPSGSPCSCLACHSAQSNGLSQRPTGSDFPCSPTSRTDAFLTFTPSVLSKSSQVTLDQREEVPLTR encoded by the exons ATGGACAACAGAAAGAAGATAGTGATGCTCGTGGAGGGAGGTCAACTTGGCACGTCGGTTGGCAAGACCGGTTCTAATTTCTCCGACGCAGTTGGAAGTCCTGCGCGAGAACCGCAAGGAAAGACCGTCCTCCGGAATTGTCTGAGTCCGGGTTCCGCATCCTACTCGCGAGACAgaacagaagaggaagtggaggGCGCACCGGGAAGCTTGCGCTTGGATATAAGGCCGGTTATGTCCTCTTCTACGGAGAAACACGGGAAAGATCACACCAACAAAGAAGCAAGCAGCTCAGACACTGAGTCAGATTTCTATGAGGAAATTGATGTAAGCTGCACTCCAGAAAGCATGGACTACTCCAACGGGAAAG GCCGAAACGGTGACTCCCCCAACCACCCGAGTGACAGCGGCATGGATCCCGGAAAGATGGGTTCGGGCCAGGGCTCTCTTTCCTATGGAGCGGATCAGATGAGGCGGTACAGGACAGCATTTACACGAGAGCAAATCGGCCGGCTGGAAAAGGAGTTCTACCGGGAGAATTACGTGTCCAGACCCAGGAGATGCGAGCTGGCGGCCTCACTAAATTTACCAGAAACCACTATCAAG GTGTGGTTCCAGAACCGTCGGATGAAGGACAAGCGGCAGCGTCTGGCAATGACTTGGCCTCACCCCGCGGACCCCGCCTTCTACACCTATATGATGAGCCACGCAGCTGCAACCGGAAACCTCGGTTACCCCTTTCCTTCTCACCTGCCGTTACCGTATTACTCCCACCTTGGAGTCGGAGCCAGCTCGGCCGCCGCGACCCCGTTTTCTAACCCACTCAGGCCCCTCGACAGTTTCCGTGTGTTGTCTCACCCCTACCAGAGGCCGGAGCTTCTATGTGCGTTCCGGCACCCATCCCTGTACCCAAGCCCGGCCCACGGCCTTGGTCCCAGTGGGAGCCCCTGCTCCTGCCTCGCCTGTCACTCGGCTCAATCAAACGGCCTTTCCCAGAGGCCCACTGGATCAGACTTCCCGTGCTCCCCAACGAGCAGAACTGACGCGTTTCTCACGTTTACACCGTCGGTGCTGAGTAAGTCTTCGCAGGTGACTTTGgaccagagagaagaggtgCCACTAACCAGATAA